One Setaria viridis chromosome 5, Setaria_viridis_v4.0, whole genome shotgun sequence genomic region harbors:
- the LOC140222964 gene encoding uncharacterized protein has translation MAAPPEMRGYPRGANDGGGGENLLLAWMGDRRRRRRRGGGVPRQLRDSSRALMMLGALVLTWRRVARCNPEHVLAGFALWLLGAGLAMLSLVAGQFPRLAATGAGLARALRCYLLGGL, from the coding sequence ATGGCTGCGCCGCCGGAGATGCGCGGCTATCCCCGCGGCgccaacgacggcggcggcggcgagaaccTCCTGCTGGCGTGGATGGgcgaccggcgccggcgccggcgccggggcggcggcgtgccgcgGCAGCTGCGCGACTCCAGTCGCGCCTTGATGATGCTCGGCGCGCTCGTGCTCACGTGGCGCCGCGTCGCCCGCTGCAACCCCGAGCACGTGCTCGCCGGCTTCGCGCTCTGGCTGCTCGGCGCGGGGCTCGCGATGCTGTCGCTCGTCGCCGGGCAGTTCCCCAGGCTcgcggccaccggcgccggTCTCGCGAGGGCGCTCCGCTGCTACTTGCTCGGGGGCCTCTGA